The Sphingomonas sp. LY54 genome includes a region encoding these proteins:
- a CDS encoding ShlB/FhaC/HecB family hemolysin secretion/activation protein: MRSKFPIPVQIAAALFAAALSAPSHAAQDVLDRTDPAVLGKELKDEEPGEPARSRPLIAEQSAISPESGVETLLVGAIRIEGAVALPPAAFAPVIETYVGRTLTPRDLSGLASAVANVARTAGYGLATAWIPRQRVVNGILRVALDEGRIDSVRVEGGAAPVVGRMLAPLANGRPVRTVELERRLLLAGDISGLSVGKARLERTVGRNILVVDAKRERAVGRVALDNWGIRSVGPLRLQGSVDLHGVADGADRLTLGAVATVPDVGEFHLVRIGYAVPVGTNGTELRVDSYVARSEPGGAIADSDFDGRSLEAAVAVSHPFVRSRAWSLWGDLGYALRDSRQSRDDVRIRDDRFAVLTASAFANAKLGDGRIRGRVALVQGVDAFDATERGDPLASRADGSAIFSKLEAWARLNAPLTERLSLQVEAQGQVASRPLLSSEEMGLGGRTFLRGYDYRELSGDKGVAGSAEIRFDLGKLGTAVRWVQPYLYADAGSVGNYRGGAGGGTLASAGGGVRLWLGSRFEAGVELGVPLSNGAFGRDCDPRLSLTFGARL; the protein is encoded by the coding sequence ATGCGCAGCAAGTTCCCGATACCGGTCCAGATCGCTGCCGCCCTGTTCGCGGCAGCGCTGTCGGCACCGTCGCACGCCGCCCAGGACGTGCTCGACCGGACCGATCCGGCCGTGCTGGGCAAGGAATTGAAGGACGAGGAGCCCGGCGAACCGGCGCGCTCGCGGCCGTTGATCGCCGAACAATCGGCTATTTCGCCGGAGAGCGGCGTCGAGACGCTGCTGGTGGGCGCGATACGCATCGAGGGGGCCGTCGCACTGCCGCCCGCCGCCTTTGCGCCCGTCATCGAGACCTATGTGGGACGGACGCTCACCCCGCGTGACCTCAGCGGGCTCGCCTCGGCGGTGGCCAATGTCGCGCGCACGGCGGGCTATGGCCTTGCCACCGCCTGGATCCCACGCCAGCGGGTCGTAAACGGAATCCTGCGCGTCGCCTTGGACGAAGGCCGGATCGACTCGGTCCGAGTCGAGGGCGGCGCGGCGCCGGTCGTCGGCCGCATGCTCGCTCCGCTCGCCAACGGCCGGCCGGTACGAACCGTCGAACTGGAACGGCGACTGCTCCTAGCCGGCGACATTTCCGGACTATCGGTCGGGAAAGCGCGGCTCGAACGCACCGTGGGTCGCAACATCCTCGTCGTCGATGCGAAGCGCGAGCGCGCCGTGGGCCGGGTCGCGCTCGACAATTGGGGCATCCGGAGTGTCGGACCGCTCCGCCTCCAGGGCAGCGTCGACCTGCACGGCGTCGCCGACGGCGCCGATCGGTTGACGCTCGGCGCGGTGGCGACGGTGCCGGATGTGGGGGAATTCCACCTCGTCCGGATCGGCTATGCCGTTCCCGTCGGGACGAACGGGACCGAACTGCGCGTCGATTCCTACGTCGCCCGCTCGGAGCCCGGCGGCGCGATTGCCGACAGTGATTTCGACGGGCGCAGCCTGGAAGCCGCCGTCGCCGTCAGCCACCCGTTCGTGCGCAGCCGCGCCTGGAGCCTGTGGGGCGATCTCGGCTACGCCCTGCGCGACTCGCGCCAATCGCGCGACGACGTGCGCATCCGCGACGACCGCTTCGCCGTGCTGACCGCCAGCGCCTTCGCCAATGCCAAGCTCGGCGACGGCCGGATCCGCGGCCGCGTCGCCCTCGTGCAGGGCGTCGACGCGTTCGATGCGACCGAGCGCGGCGACCCGCTCGCGTCGCGCGCCGACGGCAGCGCCATCTTCTCCAAGCTCGAGGCCTGGGCGCGCCTCAACGCGCCGCTGACGGAACGGCTCAGCCTCCAGGTCGAGGCCCAGGGCCAGGTCGCCTCGCGCCCGCTCCTTTCGAGCGAGGAGATGGGCCTTGGCGGCCGCACCTTCCTGCGCGGCTACGATTATCGCGAGCTTTCGGGCGACAAGGGCGTGGCCGGCTCGGCGGAAATCCGCTTCGACCTCGGCAAGCTCGGCACGGCCGTGCGCTGGGTCCAGCCCTATCTCTATGCCGATGCCGGATCGGTGGGCAATTACCGGGGCGGCGCCGGCGGCGGCACCCTCGCCTCGGCCGGGGGCGGCGTCCGCCTCTGGCTCGGCAGCCGCTTCGAAGCCGGCGTCGAACTCGGCGTGCCGCTCAGCAACGGCGCCTTCGGCCGCGACTGCGATCCGCGCCTGTCGCTGACCTTCGGCGCCCGCCTCTGA
- a CDS encoding FecR family protein codes for MQKIISGLAPFLLLIASEAQAETPEWRVSEVSGDVRFGREGQMRAATRGALLASGATIVTGAASRAVIVRGQEFVVISPTTRLRVPEAAAPNKIMQIIEDFGTAVFKINKKATPHFGVQTPYLAAVVKGTTFTVTVGPEGSSVQVTEGAVQVSTLDGGAADLVTPGNIAMVGASDLYRLTIEGGTTRSIRSDNAPQAGTVTSSAAPAAAPATYAGPPLVSAVVSAPVSEPPQSLTDLTGGLVAGEATIQLAAADITEAARAAEQAPPPPAATPEPAPAPQPAPQPAPAPQPAPAPQPAPAPAPVPAPAPQPAPAPAPAPAPAPAPAPAPAPAPAPAPAPAPAPEPQPAPAPAPAPAPAPAPQPNPGPAPAPAPAPAPAPAPNPAPAPQPTPAPGDNGNANPGTGNPGNGGGNGNPGNGGGTGNPGNGGGTGNPGGGGNAGNPGSGTGNPGNGGGSGNPGNGGGTANPGGGGGGNAGNPGSGSDNPGNGGGSGNPGGGGNGGNPGSGSGNPGSGGGSDSPGNGGGTGNPGGGGNAGNPGSGSGNPGSGGGSDSPGNGGGTGNPGGGGNAGNPGSGSGNPGNGGDDKPGKGDDDDDKPGRGDDDEGDDDDDDDKPRPGADDRPGKGDDDDDKPGRGDDDEGDDDDDDDKPSQGDDDRPGKGGDDDDDDRPGKGDDDSSGKGGDDNSGKGSGDDKAGKQGFSELDRGFGTTTQPVRDVGGLNRDTDAAGMAKARPNAL; via the coding sequence ATGCAGAAGATCATCTCGGGCCTGGCGCCGTTCCTCCTTCTCATAGCCAGCGAAGCGCAAGCGGAAACGCCGGAATGGCGCGTCAGCGAAGTGAGCGGCGACGTTCGCTTCGGTCGCGAAGGGCAGATGCGCGCGGCGACCCGCGGCGCGCTGCTCGCGTCGGGTGCGACCATCGTCACCGGTGCCGCCTCCCGCGCCGTGATCGTGCGCGGCCAGGAATTCGTCGTGATCTCCCCGACGACCCGGCTGCGCGTGCCCGAGGCGGCCGCCCCGAACAAGATCATGCAGATCATCGAGGATTTCGGCACCGCCGTCTTCAAGATCAACAAGAAGGCGACGCCGCATTTCGGCGTGCAGACGCCTTATCTCGCCGCCGTCGTGAAGGGCACGACCTTTACCGTTACGGTCGGCCCTGAAGGCAGTTCGGTGCAGGTCACCGAAGGCGCGGTGCAGGTCTCCACGTTGGACGGCGGCGCGGCCGACCTGGTCACGCCAGGCAACATCGCCATGGTCGGCGCCAGCGACCTTTATCGCCTGACGATCGAGGGCGGTACGACGCGCTCGATCCGTTCCGACAATGCGCCCCAGGCGGGCACTGTCACCAGCAGCGCGGCGCCGGCCGCGGCGCCGGCTACCTATGCCGGGCCGCCGCTGGTGAGCGCAGTCGTCTCGGCGCCGGTCAGCGAGCCGCCCCAGTCCCTCACCGACCTGACCGGCGGCCTCGTTGCCGGCGAGGCGACAATCCAGCTGGCCGCGGCCGACATTACCGAGGCTGCGCGCGCGGCCGAGCAGGCGCCGCCGCCACCGGCGGCGACGCCCGAACCGGCGCCGGCCCCGCAGCCGGCGCCGCAGCCCGCGCCGGCGCCGCAGCCCGCGCCGGCACCGCAGCCCGCACCGGCACCCGCGCCGGTTCCGGCTCCGGCGCCTCAACCGGCACCGGCTCCAGCTCCAGCTCCAGCTCCAGCTCCTGCTCCTGCTCCTGCTCCGGCACCGGCTCCGGCTCCGGCTCCGGCTCCGGCTCCGGCTCCGGAGCCCCAACCGGCACCCGCACCGGCGCCGGCTCCAGCACCCGCGCCGGCTCCCCAGCCGAATCCCGGGCCCGCGCCTGCTCCGGCTCCGGCGCCTGCGCCTGCGCCCGCTCCGAACCCGGCACCGGCTCCGCAGCCCACTCCCGCGCCCGGCGATAATGGCAACGCCAACCCTGGCACGGGCAACCCTGGCAATGGTGGCGGCAACGGCAACCCCGGCAACGGCGGCGGCACCGGCAACCCCGGCAACGGTGGCGGCACGGGCAACCCCGGCGGTGGCGGCAATGCCGGTAACCCTGGAAGTGGCACGGGCAACCCTGGCAATGGTGGCGGCAGCGGCAACCCCGGCAATGGTGGCGGCACCGCCAACCCCGGCGGTGGCGGTGGCGGCAATGCCGGTAACCCTGGAAGTGGCAGCGACAACCCCGGGAACGGTGGCGGCAGCGGCAACCCCGGCGGTGGCGGCAATGGCGGTAACCCTGGAAGCGGCAGCGGCAATCCCGGCAGCGGTGGCGGCAGCGACAGCCCCGGGAACGGTGGCGGCACGGGCAACCCCGGCGGTGGCGGCAATGCCGGTAACCCTGGAAGTGGCAGCGGCAACCCCGGCAGCGGTGGCGGCAGCGACAGCCCCGGGAACGGTGGCGGCACCGGCAACCCCGGCGGTGGCGGCAATGCCGGTAACCCTGGAAGTGGCAGCGGCAACCCCGGCAACGGGGGCGACGACAAGCCTGGCAAGGGTGATGACGACGACGACAAGCCTGGCCGGGGCGACGATGACGAGGGTGACGACGACGACGACGACGACAAGCCCCGCCCGGGCGCCGATGACAGGCCGGGCAAGGGTGACGACGACGACGACAAGCCTGGCCGGGGCGACGATGACGAGGGTGACGACGACGACGATGACGACAAGCCCAGCCAAGGCGACGATGACAGGCCCGGCAAGGGTGGCGACGACGACGACGACGACAGGCCTGGCAAGGGCGACGACGACAGCTCCGGCAAAGGTGGCGACGACAATTCCGGCAAAGGGAGCGGCGACGACAAGGCCGGCAAGCAGGGCTTCAGTGAACTGGACCGCGGGTTCGGAACGACGACCCAGCCCGTCCGAGACGTCGGTGGCCTGAACAGGGACACGGACGCGGCCGGTATGGCGAAGGCGCGCCCGAACGCCTTGTGA